Within Ipomoea triloba cultivar NCNSP0323 chromosome 9, ASM357664v1, the genomic segment tcaaacatttaaaattgttattatattgttttaggAGTAAAAACTGAAATATTTTTTAGTAGGGATAAACGGTAAATTGTCAGCTACCAATAATGCATTGCAAAATAAGTATGGTGCATCTACATCCACTTGAATTTCTTCCCAACAAATAAGATATCCTTTAAGTGATATCACAAACGgtatgtgtttttttaaaaaaaaattaataatgtcaTGACTAAGAATTTATAATCTAtgtttcaaataatttttttaatagtaggGAACCGAGATGACCATTTCAATCCTGTATTCAACACAGTACCTTCACCATCATTAACTTATTCTTCTATGGATACTAATAATGGTAACCTTTATTTTAAACAAAGTCACTgtatttgtataataatttgtaCTATTAGTATTTCACTACATATACACATTTAATTGTATAGATGTTtcaataatgattttttaatataagagtcattttcatttttggtcctactgttattggggcattgccaattttagtccacctcattaatttttgccacattgcggctagtcttatttagtcattgccacttttagtccactgttaaaattttcgtcaaataaccgtctaaaataggggtattttttttttatcttttcatgctttgatcatctcctttaccctttgtagtggttttccttacagattttcatccaatgaagaggtccagcgaaagccatggctttgtaatgtggctcacatggctttcgccggacctcttcaatggatgaaaatgtgtaacgaaaaccactacaaagggtcaaggagatgaccaaagcatgaaaagacaaaaaatgcccctattttggacgacaatttgacaaaaattttaacggtggactaaaagtggcaaggactaaataagactggtcacaatgtgacaaaaattaatgaagtggactaaaattggcaatgctccaataacaataggaccaaaaatggaaatgactcttaataTAACTACTAAATAATGTgtgtattttaaataatttgttaataatattttgtCATAATAATGTTTTGATATAATTACTCAGAATATTGGGATTTTGGAAATCCAGACTATATATGCCAACATTGTTCTACAACATTTTGGTACGAAGAAAGATTAGAGTTAAGATATAGAAGTAAGGAATAAAAGTATTCATTATGCTGCTTTCAGGGTAAAATTAAACTGCCACCATTAAAAGGACCTCTTGAAATTTTGCACAAGTTATATTTTGAAACATCAAATAAAAGCAAGCATTTTTTAGACAATATTCGGTCTTACAATAACATGTTCTCCTTCACTTCCATGGGTGGCAAGATTGATTCCACTCAAAACCAAGGCAATTCTCCTCCAATATTTAAACTGCATGGTCAAAATTTCCATCTAATTGGAAGTCTTTTGCCAGTTCAAGGTGAGAGGCCTAAGTTTGCACAACTCTACATTTATGAGACCCAGAATGAAGTCAGAAATTGGATACATTCTGTGAGGTTAGCCCTAGATTTACCTAGACAAATCATGCGATCTATAATTTTTTCACtgaattgtttaattttatttagacACATGAAACGTGTTAGCATTTGTTACAGGCAAACTAAAAACAATGATGACCTGCACCTTGAAATTGTAAATGATTTATGAAACATGCTAGATCTCAACAATGTTTTGGTGAAGTCTTTTAGAATAGTGGGAAAAAAAATCCAAGACGAAGGTTGTACAGATGTAAGGCTAAAACTTATTGGTAAGAGAAAGAGGGATGCAAGAACGTATAATATTCCATCAGTATCTGAAGTAGCTGCTTTAATTGTTGGTGATTTTGACGAAACGATGGGGGATAGGGACATAATAATAGAGACTCAAATGGGTGAATATAATTGCAACGTATTACTGAATTACATCCTGCTTACCTTGGTCTGCAATATCCGTTACTTTTTCCTTATGGTGAAGATGGCTACAGAGAAAATGGCTACTGAGGCAAGATATTTTGcatgcaacaataaatgcatcTTACCTATGGAGGTATTGCAAAGTGCTACGTTTGACAAAGAATATGAGACTCCAAAACTCAACCTCAAATAATGATTATGCACAACTGAAACAATTTTCTAAATGGATTGCGAAAATTGGAGATGgcaaaattgaggggcaaacaGATGAATGTGAATACATAGAGATACCTGGACACATACTCTTACAGTATTCTACAGATCCCATTAAAGCAATTGTGGAAAGCACGTATCCATCATTCTCAAGTATAATTGATGATCCATCGTACTTACAAAACAGGGCGATATTGGCACCAACACTTGACATGGTACATtctataaatgaatatatgagttCTTTAAACACGTCTGAAGGAAGTACATATTTGAGCTGTGATAGTACTTGCAAATCTGATTCTAATTTTGATATGTTAGTTGATGTTCACACTCtagaatttttaaatggaaTCAAGTGTTCAGGTGTACCCAATCATGCATTGACATTGAAAGTTGACACTCCAGTTATGCTCTTAAGAAACATTGACCACTCAATTGGTTTATGTAATGGCACAAGAATGGTAATTACTAAACTTGGAAACTATGTTCTGGAAGCAAGGGTATTGTCCGGAAGCAGTGCATGTGAGAAAGTACTAATACCAAGAATGTCATTGACTCCATTAGACTTGAGGTTGCCCTTTAAATTCGAAGAAGACAATTTCCATTAATTGTCTCATATGTAATGACGATTAATAAGAGTCAAGGACAACCGCTTTCTCATGTAGGCCTATTCTTGAAAAAACTTGTCTTTAGtcatggacaattatatgttgTAGTTTCCAGGGTCACTACTCCAGAGGGGTCgaaaatattgatttgtgaCAGTGAAAGCACCAGAACAACTTCAACAGCAAACATTGTATACAAGAAAGTTTTTCAGAATTTGTAAATATTCGACttcattctaaaataatattttaatattatagttgttattaaatttattatcttctttactttctaaataaaatttactaCAGTAGCAATGAAAatcattatgttttaatttcgaGTACTTTTAATTTCAGactattgtataattttttttaacttttcaaacatatttattatacaaaaaaaaaaaacaattatgggaacaaaactattttaaattaggtaatttaAAACAACTTTAAAATACAGTTTGATTCCAATTATCTTTGCACatcttaatgatttttaaaattatttacactttttcccatatttatttagatagtaATACAATTACATATCGAGACATATATTATTCATACTTTTACACTTATCTTATCATTGAacaaatatacactaaaaaatattataattatttattgtttataatttaacctctaattttattatttaaatatctaatagaaaaatattatccgtgcatcgcacgggtaaaatactagttaaaataaaggcaaattgcaaattcttaatataataataatgatcggataataacaggagtgattattattaataaatgaaaattgCAATGAAAGGAAAGTGATGCcaattgcaatgatttaataaagacaaattgcatacaataaaagagAAATTGCATACCaacatacattatataaaaggcaataattcttaatcggtgaaaaacggtaaatatatatatatatatatatatatatatatatatatatataataacagaagtgcctgGACAGTTTTTCCCGCCCAAATTGAAGGACATTTTAGTAATACCAACACTggactaaaatgtcatttaaaattagtatttaaaagCTTTAAATAATTGATTACACATTTACATGCACTTTCCTTTTGATCTCACATTTTAcccctataaatacaatggattgatGACTAAATAAATCACAATTGTCCATCCCTCTTTTTCCCGTTCTCCGTGAAAGGTGACTCTCTCGTTCTCCACCACCCGATAAATAGAATGGAAGAAatcataattcttcattttgcatTGCATCCTTATTCTTCCCGTTCTTTGTGAAATACTATCTTGGTTTCGCTGATCTCATTCCCTTATTCCATTGCACagtaaatacaatggattggtGTTGCACCCATGAAAACGTAAGTATTTCCTTACagtttcaagatttttttttttggttagtgATTTCAAAAGATCATTTTAACGCCATATGCAATCCTTATACAATTGTATACACCCAACAGAAAGACTAAATTATGAACTATTTATATTTCTTCCTAAAAAGCAAAGAAAAGGTATCAAGTTGAGATTAAAAATGTCAGAAATTTTCCCATTTCCCATAATCTCCAAATACACACAACCACTCCCTCCACATCACTGCACTACTCCATAATTCATAATCGACCCTATATCAACAACATCATGTactttacaaatctaaaatttcAGAACCAGTGCAGCTTACTCATTGTGATAGCCAAGAAATGTATCAAGTGAAATGAGATCTGCATTATGCAAGCACGAAATCAAGATTTCTGCATTATGTGAGCACGAAATCAAGAAAATTCACAAGAAAACATCGCGGTGGAGAATAAATGCAGATTGATATAAATACCCGTGAAGGATGGGATTGCTTGGCGATGAGAGGGGAAGATATAAGGCATTTTGCGTTGTTCATTGGAAGTGAGAATGGGAAGTGGAGGTCGtctcttttcttctcttctccgttTTCTCTACTCTTTCTGAATCTGTACAAAGATCAATATCTATAGCATACGTTAATACATAATACGGGTGGGTGCATCAAAGGATTGTCTACTTAGTCAAATATTATTTCCACCATTTGATTCAtgaaaaagaatttataaaattttgtgaaaatgaaaattgtttCCTGTTTCAATTAAAAcaggaaataatattttaattaccaCAATAatttttatggtaattaaggaattaattacataaatattagtatgattattaataatttttatgataattaagttaataataattatatggatattaatataattacaattaaatacaggttgaattttttttctattacaaTTAATCATTCAGATATGGAGAGGGAGGAAAAAAAGTAAAGGCACGTggtgaaaaataatatacttagGTATAGCATTATAAgtagaatataaattattattgacaTTGTTcaatgtaattattatggtaattttgttgTAACCTTTATCTCtctccctcccccccccccctcctccctctctctctactatatatatatatatatataattgcataatatgtcaatattaatataattgcctaataattttccctttcaaacatatttattttacaacaaaaatttacataaatcaATTATGGGAACAAAACAGTTTTAAAtcatgtaatttaaaaaaacattaaatacagtttgattacaatttttttttcatcttaatgcgttttaaaattattttcctgctttctcatatttattttagtaataatataattatataaatcatattacatatcaaatTTTCCAAGATAATTACATACACACGTGgatttaatctttaattttattatgtaaataaaaatatataataataaaaaaatttatccgtgcatcgcacgggtaatatactagtatatattaaaacagaagtatcATTTTACCTCTCATTGTAGACAAAAAattttagtttgaaatttgaaatctgTTAACTAATTTAGTAATGATTTTATTTGGTAAgctttatacacacacacacacacacacacacacacacacacacacatatatatattgtcataaattattataaaattagaaaattatatattatacatgttgtcataaaagaaattagaactttgtttttccaaaaaaaaaaatatatgcttAATTTTTCACGCTAATTTTCATTAAGTTATAGAAAGTTTGTAATGACTAAAGTTTATttacaatgaaaaaataaaaattaaaaatgaagttctaaaataactacaatgaactaattttggtattatatcggtttcttaaaaaaagtgttatttgtgtgttaatttaaaatagtaaacatgTCACCCGTGTTAGAATAGTTTTTgtaatccaaaataaaatgtaatggtcttattaataaataataatatcacaaaataaattgtaattttcttattaataaatattaatatcaatatcgaATCGTTATTATTGTGAATGAATATTTGGCACACTAAATTTTATTCTGTAATGTTGGTTAAGATAtcttatttaaatatttcaaattaaatattttagatttattaataaattttagacTGCTAATTATGAGTCAAagatgtttatttattttttctaacaGAGTAGAAATGTAGAACCAATGAGCAAcaaccaaaatattattttacaaataatgGTAGTTACTCATTTCTTagatttatgtatttaattatttatttatcatttttatactatcattttatttatttttgtcaagGGCTTTGCAAGATATTCTTCATGCCGATGAGCATTGTACTTATGTCCAAACAGTGAGATAGTCTCCCTATGGGGTTCTTCCGAAGCAcaaaaaaaagactaaagatCGTTATgtacattaatattttattaaaatattattagatgttatgttattaattttCTAATGAAGGTTGGATGCAATTGCATTTgattaacaacataaaaaaactGCTTTCTAAAATCAACATAAAAAAACTTACAATTATCTTTGATGTACATACCATCGAAATTGttataaaagttatatatatatatatatatatatatatatatatatataaatatatatatatatagggtggcACTctggtgcgaactctcgcccaggtaggaaatgagaacgctccacagccgtccacctgtccagatcaacgaatcagatgcaattttaaaaaaatgacgcggtggcattttcgtaaataactgaaactctcgaatttggtatcagagcttggAAAGAAGGAGATAAGGACAATATTATGACAAAGAAAGTTGCTGGAGGTATGTTACTTGAATTAGAATCAGACATAAGAACTTTGAAAGAAGATCTAATAGAATTAGAACAACATAAAGAATCAAAAATATGGATAGAAGATTGTGATGAATACAAAGAATTGATAAAAGGAATAAGAATAAATGAGGAAGCACTTAAAGATAATGCAAAATTAAGACATAGATTATTAAGTTACctatttacataaaaaaaatgaataataatgaaGCTTCAACTAGTAATACGAgtaaaaatatagatatattaattgataatagaaataaattgaTTAGTGAACAATTAGATTGGAGAAAAATTTGTACTtaccataaaaataaatatatcacTTGTTTTTATAACACTACAGGAAAAGTATAACatgttgaaaaatataaacaagCTATTAGAAATATAAGTAAAATCGatgaaaaaatagaaatttataatcaacaaatagaagaaataagaattgaaaaaagATCTGAAgtattagaaaatattttagaaaaaagATTAAGATTAAGATGCCAGGAAtagcaataattaatataaataatatacagtCAAAAATAGTACGAACAGAATTAAAGATAGAACATAGTAGAAACTTACTATTACTATATAGCCAAAGTACAAATTTAGGATTTATTGGAAGTCAAATAAATGCAAACAATATACGAATACAAGAAGAAAATCTAGCAATCCTATATAAGAAGTTGGAATCTTTGAAAAATTATAGAGAAAAATACTTAAAAGCAAATCCAGATAAAGATACATATTTTAAAGAATgagttttttcaaaattaatttatataatttaaaaagcaTAGAAAGTGATacattaagaaaaataaaagtattagaAGATGAATTTGAGAATACTGACTGGAATAATAGACAAGAACGTAAAAGATTAGCACAGACTTTAGGAATTTTATATAGAATATATAGAGATGTTAGAATATTAATCTATTACAGAAAAcaagaaatattaaaattaaattgcaGTGGATAAAGATGTATTGTTTAGAATACTTAAAATTGAGTAGAAAAATTGTAGAAATTATGGAATCAAGCGAGATTAGAAGAATTACTAAGTATAATGAATCCTAATGATCCAGAATggatagaatttaaaaataaatatgaaaatttaaaaggaGATATTAAAATTGCTAAAAGACTATATAAtagagaaataatttatttaaacagTATTGGGATAATTCAGTGAAAGATGGAAAGAATTGAACTAATCGCAGGAAAAAAGTTAGGATATAATAGAGATATTGATCAACATATTATAAGTTGTAAAATAAGTTTAGAATTATTATATCAAAAGGATTTAGAAATATTGCAAATAAGGGAACAAATGCATAATATTAGAAATACATGAAGCATAAAAGAAGAAATTAGACAAAAAGAAGCAGAAATACGAGTATTGTTAgaagaaaaattaagaatagaaaaccaaaaatatagagaaataaaacaatataaagaAATTATAAACGAATGTTATTTCCAAATTGATAAGTTAACATTTGGATAAATAAAATGAGTGAAATAGGTGAAAGTTCAGAAGCTTATTACGAAAAAGATATTTATGAAGGAGGTGTTACACAAACGttaaattttaatcaagaactgtacgataaaataaaaaatgatttttcagAAATACCtattaagaaaatatttaaaactaagTGGTATGGATTATTTCAATATTACGagctcaaaataaatttatttaagttaATAACATAAATATTGTTAGTTTCATAAGAGTGTGGTAACACATTTTCCCGTTATTCACCAGCTaagttcacaaaaaaaaaatgctacaATGCTTACTcattaagaaaaattattttaaaattgtctaaactcatactcttaagtaaaaattcagaaatatgcctaaatacgtaatatagttagggattgtattaaattattttaatttgtaaatccatttcattaattattagtaataaaaatgaaatatacttaaggaaattaaattataaaattaaaaaaacgtgtgttcataactatttaaatttttttaaaaatacatacttatatttatgcactatattaacattacaaaattaaaatcctaattattttaattataaatccatcaatatatactataattatgaaaattatattatagaatttgcctatatatatatatatatatatattatttgcatatacGACGTAATATATAATCATTAAGGAAATGCAtccaattagaatttaaatttacttctacaataatttaaatttgcatcttttttcttttaaatataattttcttagttattattcatattgttggaattataatatatatgaaatacacttagaaataaatcaaattaattttgtaaatttttctctataaatttatctaaatgtgtgtgcgcgcgcgcgcggtCATCGATCATATCATAGTAAAATTGTGAAAAACAGCTAGGAGGTGGTTATATCAACTTTGCACAGGCGCTACACGGGTGTCGCACGGGTGCTGCACAGGTGTGCATTGCCTGTGCGGAAAAAATAATTTCCTAGAATTGGGAGACAATTTGTATTATCTGCATGGGGCTgcgttattattatattgtacattttaaaatatttatatttttcaaagtttttattttttattttcacgtTAATAGCTTCGATTTTTAACTCAGCTCTCTTCCTTGCTACATGAAGTTGCTGCTTCAATTCTTCTTTAAAGTAATTGACATCTAACTTGAAAATCCATTGCCATTGAGATCCAATTCCTCCAACGGTACCAAACCCAGCAAAAGCTCATCAGGAACTGAATCGTATGGTTGGTTATTTGCTAGCCTTAGAACTTTGAGATTTGAGATTTGAGATTTGACGATGATCCAAAAGAAGGAAGTTTCCCCATTAATCCATACCCAAATCCAAAACCTGCAAATTCTGAAACATCTGAATCGAATCTCCACTGAAAAATCCATCGACCAGGTTGTTATGGCTCAAGTTCATATGCTGGAGTGTATTGGCCAAGCTAGATAAATTGTTTGGATTAATGGAGAGCGAGCCGAAAAATAAGTTCCCACTCAAATCAAGATACTCCACATCCCTGAGCTTAGAGAAGAGCTCCTGTACATCGCCCTAGAGCCCATTTGAGTGCAAATCGAGCACTTTCAACTACTGCAAATTCCTAATTCAtccaattagaatttaaatttactaatacaaaaattaaaatttacatatttttttttaaatatagtgttcttagttattattcatattgttggaatAATAATTCAATGGAATGTATTCTTTAGTTAAGTAGTCATTTGATATGATGGATACATTAATTATTAAGAATGGATTTGGGCAGAAGCAAATTGACCCAAAGAAAGATTGAGAGCCAACCCAGTCAAGGTCGATCAGTCCAACGTGGACAAGGTTAACCACGATGTCGGCCATGACACGGGCTCAACCAGTGTGGTTGTCTACGGCATTGGAGATGGAGGCAACAAAGAGCCTCGACCGACAAGGTCCGGCTCCGTGGTCTGCCTCCTGGTGGTCAGCTTTCGTGGTTGGCCCGGGGGTCGATTTCCATGGTCGGGCTTCGAAGACGATTGGGCGAAGACCTATTCTCTTGGGTCACACTATTTTCGGGGAGTTGGTTAGGCTTACTACTTTAAATAAGCATTATTTGTTATCATTGAggacatcttcatcttcatcttgttATCACTATCTATCTTATAAGCACATTACATAAGTCATTAATACAAAACATTATCTTTCCTAACTCAATATCTTGTCTTTACTATTTATAtcttaattattagttttagTTAATTCGGGTCACCTGGGTTAATTAACTCCATCATTGGTGTTTTCATTGAGAGCTTGACAAACAAGCTCGAACGTGCTACCTACTATCAAAGGTGTTGTTGGGTCTAACTCTCACAACTCTTGCGATTCTAGCAATACCCATATCACCCCAAACGGAAACGACCTCAATGGGGATGCAAGTCGACAAACCCTCTCTATGAGGTCGGGGAGGGACTTATGGGACCAGCTCAACAAAAACCGCAATGTTGGGTCAGCTCCAATCACCCCACCTTCGGCCCCGGGACTCCTGGGTGAAGTGGTCGCAGTCCAACAAGTTGTAGCCTTGCTAACCGGCCAAGTAGAGGGGCTCCTAGGAGTAGTGCAGCCCCCTCAACTCGACATCAGGGTGCCGCATGGGGTAGTGCAAGGGCAACCGACCCCCTCTCTCCCCCCCACCCCTTTGAGGCCAAACGTGGTGTTTGGCACTCGACCTCTGCGAGTGCAAGGAGCTCAAGTTGATGGGGATGTCAGTTTTCCCCAACCACCAACACGACATTGAGGAGGAGGAACGAACCCGAGGCCAAGCTGATGTAGAGGTCAATTTGCCTAGTGCAACCCCAAGTGTCGACCTCAATCTCATGAGAGAGGAGAACGCTTTATTTTGACTCATGGCCGACCACAACTTGATCGTACCCCACTTTTTGCCAAGCACACATTGAGGGACTTATCTTGTCCTGGGTGGACATGCTCATGATTTTCCGAGCTCATACCGAAGGGCTTATCCTTCGAGATATCGAGTTTGCGTTGAAGAACCTTCCTTGCCTCGC encodes:
- the LOC116029732 gene encoding uncharacterized protein LOC116029732 encodes the protein MGGKIDSTQNQGNSPPIFKLHGQNFHLIGSLLPVQGERPKFAQLYIYETQNEVRNWIHSVRWLQRKWLLRQDILHATINASYLWRYCKVLRLTKNMRLQNSTSNNDYAQLKQFSKWIAKIGDGKIEGQTDECEYIEIPGHILLQYSTDPIKAIVESTYPSFSSIIDDPSYLQNRAILAPTLDMVHSINEYMSSLNTSEGSTYLSCDSTCKSDSNFDMLVDVHTLEFLNGIKCSGVPNHALTLKVDTPVMLLRNIDHSIGLCNGTRMVITKLGNYVLEARVLSGSSACEKVLIPRMSLTPLDLRLPFKFEEDNFH